A window of the Clupea harengus chromosome 8, Ch_v2.0.2, whole genome shotgun sequence genome harbors these coding sequences:
- the LOC105898373 gene encoding hexokinase-2 has translation MTSAVANGATDAPRAKRARLEDEDSDEDSDEAAVSPATMSKVEDFLLPFQLSREKLREVSSKLRKDLIRGLGKHTHRRAPVKMLPTFVRDTPDGTETGDFLALDLGGTNFRVLHVRVEENLQKVLKMDSQECAIPQEMMQGPGEELFDHIAACVAEFLESIELKDKVLPLGFTFSFPCEQKDIDMSILIRWTKGFACSGVEGQNVVQLLREAIKRRGDYDIGSVAMVNDTVGTMMNCGYQDQSCEIGMIIGTGTNACYMEEMRNVKRVEGDEGRMCINTEWGGFGDDGSLRDVQTEFDVEVDRTSINPGVHTFEKMISGMYLGEVARLVLIEMAKKNLLFGGETSEALLTPDSFETRFISEIEEEDTGLEHAQQILTEDLGLPAGPEDCEIVRLVCDTLSTRSARLCGAALVTIANRIRNNRGLTHLTTTVGVDGTVYTKHPHYSDRLEETVKALAPKCNIKFMVTDDGSGKGAAMVTAVAQRLAIHSKLLEDSDGDEEDEDE, from the exons ATGACCAGTGCTGTTGCGAATGGTGCTACTGATGCCCCTCGTGCCAAGAGGGCCAGGCTGGAGGATGAAGACTCTGATGAAGACTCAGATGAAGCTGCCGTCTCCCCTGCCACCATGAGTAAG GTGGAAGACTTCCTACTGCCTTTCCAGCTCTCACGGGAGAAACTGCGTGAGGTGTCCTCAAAGCTCCGTAAGGACCTCATCAGAGGGCTGGGCAAGCACACCCATCGCCGAGCCCCGGTCAAGATGCTGCCTACCTTCGTCAGGGATACCCCAGATGGGACTG AGACAGGGGACTTCCTGGCTCTGGATCTGGGCGGGACTAATTTCCGTGTGCTGCACGTGCGTGTGGAGGAGAACCTGCAGAAAGTGTTGAAGATGGATTCTCAAGAGTGTGCCATCCCCCAGGAGATGATGCAGGGGcctggagaggag CTCTTTGATCATATAGCAGCTTGCGTAGCTGAGTTCCTGGAGTCAATAGAACTCAAAGACAAGGTTCTCCCTCTGGGTTTCACCTTCTCCTTCCCCTGTGAGCAAAAAGACATTGACATG AGCATTTTGATCCGGTGGACTAAGGGCTTTGCCTGCTCAGGAGTGGAGGGGCAGAATGTGGTGCAGCTGCTGAGGGAGGCCAtcaagaggagaggg GACTATGACATAggttctgttgccatggtgaatgACACTGTGGGCACCATGATGAATTGTGGGTACCAGGACCAGAGTTGTGAGATTGGCATGATCATTG GCACGGGAACCAACGCCTGCTACATGGAGGAGATGCGTAACGTGAAGCGTGTGGAAGGGGACGAGGGACGCATGTGCATCAACACGGAGTGGGGGGGCTTTGGGGACGACGGGTCCCTGAGGGACGTCCAGACGGAGTTCGACGTGGAAGTTGACCGCACCTCCATCAACCCGGGTGTCCACAC GTTTGAAAAAATGATTAGTGGTATGTATCTGGGTGAGGTGGCTCGACTGGTTCTGATAGAAATGGCCAAGAAGAATTTGCTCTTTGGGGGCGAGACGTCAGAGGCACTCTTAACTCCTGACAGCTTTGAAACTCGATTCATCTCCGAGATAGAAGA GGAGGACACTGGTCTGGAACATGCCCAGCAGATCCTTACTGAAGATCTGGGACTCCCTGCAGGCCCGGAGGACTGTGAGATTGTGCGGCTGGTCTGTGACACCCTCTCTACCCGCTCTGCACGATTATGTGGTGCAGCCCTGGTCACCATAGCCAATCGGATCCGCAATAACCGCGGACTGACCCACTTGACCACCACAGTGGGGGTGGATGGTACTGTTTACACAAAGCACCCACA TTACAGTGACAGACTTGAGGAGACGGTTAAAGCCTTGGCACCCAAATGCAACATCAAATTTATGGTGACAGATGATGGCAGTGGTAAGGGAGCTGCTATGGTTACGGCTGTTGCACAGAGACTTGCAATTCATTCTAAACTACTAGAGGACAGCGAtggagatgaggaggatgaagatgaa
- the znf346 gene encoding zinc finger protein 346 — protein MANEESNGGLPHLPSGAAEVDKLIKENSDLFSDAQCKVCSAVLISDSQKLAHYQSKKHANKVRRYMFIHKDDNPLIKRLKTSTTEEQDNINSEGDRLKVCHICNMTFTTPVIAESHYQGKVHSKNLKLRMGTPTIQQPVLPQAKSQDQAKPDAPKPDGPKQAVGLVQDGTMNDHFCKLCNATFNNPLMAQQHYVGKKHQKQMAKPKPSQAQGTASVLKGYPCKVCNIELNSQKQYEAHISGSKHKNQVKLMGEGQAPEATPSENSTPPPVVNEQNSEEVAEEVAEEVAEEVAEAEEVAKAEAEAAVSEFQE, from the exons ATGGCGAACGAAGAGTCCAATGGAGGATTACCTCACTTACCGTCTGGGGCAGCGGAAG TTGACAAGCTGATCAAGGAAAACAGTGACTTGTTCTCTGACGCCCAATGCAAAGTGTGCAGCGCCGTGTTGATCTCCGACTCTCAAAAGCTTGCGCATTACCAG AGCAAAAAGCATGCTAACAAAGTGCGACGCTACATGTTCATCCACAAAGATGACAACCCCCTTATTAAACGGTTAAAAACTTCTACAACTGAAGAG CAGGATAACATTAACAGTGAAGGAGATCGATTGAAAGTCTGTCACATCTGCAATATGACCTTCACTACGCCAGTGATCGCGGAGTCACACTACCAAGGCAAAGTACACTCCAAAAACCTGAAGCTTAGGATGGGCACCCCCACTATCCAGCAACCAG TCTTACCTCAGGCCAAGAGTCAGGACCAGGCAAAGCCGGATGCGCCAAAGCCGGATGGGCCAAAGCAGGCGGTGGGCCTGGTCCAGGACGGCACCATGAACGACCACTTCTGCAAACTGTGCAATGCCACCTTCAACAACCCCCTGATGGCCCAGCAGCACTATGTGGGCAAGAAACACCAGAAGCAGATGGCCAAGCCCAAGCCCAGCCAGGCCCAAGGCACCG CCTCCGTCTTGAAGGGATACCCGTGTAAGGTGTGCAACATAGAGCTGAACTCCCAGAAACAGTACGAAGCCCACATCAGCGGCTCCAAACACAAGAACCA AGTTAAATTGATGGGAGAAGGTCAGGCCCCTGAGGCCACCCCAAGTGAAAACTCCACACCGCCCCCGGTGGTCAATGAGCAGAACAGCGAGGAAGTGGCAGAGGAAGTGGCAGAGGAAGTGGCAGAGGAagtggcagaggcagaggaagtggcaaaggcagaggcagaggcagctgtCAGTGAGTTCCAGGAGTGA